Proteins from one Corallococcus exiguus genomic window:
- a CDS encoding DUF1585 domain-containing protein, with amino-acid sequence MEEYKAFQAKGSVTADDVRAMMKDESFYARMRNYHRALLRSNINSSVQGNGDYRVSGTPLSFAGNNSNNLRGGQSQRCDGEIAQDSCKANPQDPHQSDSTAPACRDAQGIPLPVSYDYDTNFYQCRQLDVASTSPELKFADCNALKADATYGKYVNFCDNRYLASESKSVGYLCLPDPNKNTTNILVPFPATGVITAWEHPTTPTTSMRLERCGFDMSKDTSGRTNSAGTWTPQRGCVQREGYVTTTVQPYWSTTTETVKVCAVEAQDRATNPHSGASCETSRFNSDRSCGCGDKMRRCEITDVHTARVAAFNEEPLYITDAVVRNDEPYFNILTTRRSFVNGPLSEFYRQRQGAGVFSIKSPADVATLPAVTYANATQWSEYIRESTHSGVLTTPAFLYRFPTQRARVNEFYEAFLCKHFAPAADANLPSPDDICNRSNNLATRCGCNYCHATIEPTGAHWGRYAERSALFLSPDQFPKLDVKCRDCAINGDTNCGGECSQYVMQAFDGDGANSLGLLKTYLYRSADEEKNIEGGPQTLVKRMMETGDLERCTVKRVWNEFLGRAMTVEEQRMYLQTLSQDFAKNNHSLKGLIEQVVMSDAYRRID; translated from the coding sequence ATGGAGGAGTACAAGGCGTTCCAGGCCAAGGGCTCCGTCACCGCGGATGACGTCCGCGCGATGATGAAGGACGAGTCCTTCTACGCCCGGATGCGCAACTACCACCGCGCACTGCTGCGCTCGAACATCAACTCGAGCGTGCAGGGCAACGGCGACTACCGCGTGTCCGGCACGCCGCTGAGCTTCGCGGGCAACAACTCCAACAATCTGCGCGGTGGCCAGAGCCAGCGCTGTGATGGGGAGATTGCGCAGGACAGCTGCAAGGCGAACCCGCAGGACCCCCACCAGAGCGACTCCACGGCCCCCGCCTGCCGCGACGCGCAGGGCATCCCGCTGCCGGTCAGCTACGACTACGACACGAACTTCTACCAGTGCCGCCAACTGGACGTGGCCTCCACGTCGCCGGAGCTGAAGTTCGCGGACTGCAACGCGCTGAAGGCTGACGCGACGTACGGCAAGTACGTGAACTTCTGCGACAACCGCTACCTGGCCTCCGAGAGCAAGTCCGTGGGCTACCTCTGCCTTCCGGACCCGAACAAGAACACCACCAACATCCTGGTGCCGTTTCCGGCCACGGGCGTCATCACCGCCTGGGAGCATCCCACCACCCCGACGACCAGCATGAGGCTGGAGCGCTGCGGGTTCGACATGTCGAAGGACACCAGCGGCAGGACGAACTCGGCCGGCACCTGGACTCCGCAGCGCGGCTGCGTGCAGCGCGAGGGCTACGTCACCACCACGGTGCAGCCCTACTGGTCCACCACCACGGAGACCGTGAAGGTGTGCGCCGTGGAGGCGCAGGATCGCGCGACGAACCCCCACTCGGGTGCGTCCTGTGAGACGTCGCGCTTCAACAGCGACCGCAGCTGCGGCTGCGGCGACAAGATGCGCCGCTGCGAAATCACCGACGTGCACACCGCGCGCGTCGCCGCCTTCAACGAGGAGCCGCTCTACATCACGGACGCCGTGGTGCGGAACGACGAGCCCTACTTCAACATCCTCACCACCCGCCGCTCCTTCGTGAACGGCCCGCTGTCGGAGTTCTACCGGCAGCGCCAGGGCGCGGGCGTCTTCAGCATCAAGTCCCCCGCGGATGTGGCCACGCTGCCCGCCGTGACGTACGCGAACGCCACCCAGTGGAGCGAGTACATCCGCGAGAGCACCCACTCCGGCGTGCTCACCACGCCCGCGTTCCTCTACCGCTTCCCCACGCAGCGCGCCCGCGTGAACGAGTTCTACGAGGCGTTCCTCTGCAAGCACTTCGCCCCGGCCGCAGACGCGAACCTGCCGTCCCCGGACGACATCTGCAACCGGAGTAACAACCTGGCCACGCGCTGCGGCTGCAACTACTGCCACGCCACCATCGAGCCCACGGGCGCGCACTGGGGCCGCTACGCGGAGCGCTCCGCGCTGTTCCTGTCCCCGGATCAGTTCCCCAAGCTGGACGTGAAGTGCCGCGACTGCGCCATCAACGGTGACACCAACTGCGGCGGCGAGTGCAGCCAGTACGTGATGCAGGCCTTCGACGGCGACGGCGCCAACTCGCTGGGCCTCCTGAAGACCTACCTCTACCGCAGCGCGGATGAGGAGAAGAACATCGAGGGCGGTCCGCAGACGCTGGTGAAGCGGATGATGGAGACGGGCGACCTGGAGCGCTGCACCGTCAAGCGCGTCTGGAACGAGTTCCTGGGCCGCGCCATGACGGTCGAGGAGCAGCGCATGTACCTCCAGACGCTGTCGCAGGACTTCGCCAAGAACAACCACAGCCTCAAGGGCCTCATCGAGCAGGTGGTGATGTCCGACGCGTACCGGAGGATCGACTGA